From a single Nothobranchius furzeri strain GRZ-AD chromosome 9, NfurGRZ-RIMD1, whole genome shotgun sequence genomic region:
- the tmco3 gene encoding transmembrane and coiled-coil domain-containing protein 3 isoform X2 — MIVPLCFLLSRGLESQRSVSTCSFAEETVFGTQKECVYRHFLSGSELLISTSSHEVAVVQSNHCLTHGVKGALAALQKDQVARHAVKLHRFKAATHSRSWVANNCKLLVGLLHRKSVVVKKLGAAVTAVEQDVNLSEAEKQFQVHTLEVFQKELNESEHLVLQAVQSLQRALQGDYRDVVNIKESSRQRLEALREAAIKEEQEYVELVAAEKHQQEALKIALAQNKSLSMLDEILEDVRKAADRLEEEIEEHAFDNNKQMKGVNVEAVLRVEDDEEKGGKMKNKSRKVEVEDDLGLSMLIDSQNNQYVLTKPRDSTMPRADHHFIKDLVSVVMLSLPCGWICTLVGLPPMFGYIICGVLLGPSGVNSIKSIVQVETLGELGVFFTLFVVGLEFSPERLRKVWKISVQGSCYLSLLMVGAGLLWGRVLHIRHTQTVFISTCLSLSSTPLVSRFLAGGSRLDREGDLDYSSVLLGMLVMQDVQLGLFIAVMPTLIQAQSGDLDSFLLGSLRVLKLLAQVLVSLAVVLLLCLVLRSFLIGPFYKKLHTESKGNKEILVLGMAAFVFFMLTITELLDVSMELGCFVAGALLSSQGHMVTTEVMGVIEPIRDFLAIIFFASIGLHVFPTFVLYELTILVVLTLTLVIMKFLMAVLVLSTILPPSSRQIRWVVSAGLAQVSEFSFVLSSRARRAGIISREVYLLVLSVTTLSLLLAPLLWRVTTHRCVPRTDRKTVT, encoded by the exons GGGCACTCGCTGCTCTGCAGAAGGACCAGGTGGCCCGGCATGCTGTCAAACTCCACCGCTTTAAAGCAGCCACACACAGTCGCAGCTGGGTGGCCAACAACTGCAAGCTGCTGGTCGGCCTCCTGCATCGGAAGAGCGTGGTTGTCAAGAAGCTGGGAGCTGCTGTCACTGCTGTTGAACAGGATGTAAACCTTTCTGAGGCAGAGAAACAATTCCAG GTTCACACTCTGGAGGTTTTTCAGAAGGAGCTGAATGAGAGTGAACACCTGGTGTTGCAGGCTGTGCAAAGCCTGCAGAGGGCGCTGCAGGGAGACTACAGGGATGTGGTCAACATCAAGGAGAGCAGCAGGCAGAGGCTGGAAGCCCTCAGGGAGGCAGCTATAAAG GAAGAGCAGGAGTATGTGGAGCTGGTGGCTGCTGAGAAACATCAACAGGAAGCTCTTAAAATCGCGCTGGCTCAGAACAAGAGTCTGTCCATGCTGGACGAAATTCTGGAGGACGTCAGGAAGGCAGCAGACCGACTGGAGGAGGAGATAGAGGAGCACGCCTTTGACAATAACAAACAG ATGAAAGGAGTGAACGTAGAAGCCGTGCTGCGGGTGGAAGATGATGAGGAGAAAGGAGGGAAGATGAAGAACAAGTCCCGCAAGGTTGAGGTGGAGGATGATTTGGGCTTGAGCATGCTCATTGACTCACAGAACAACCAGTACGTTCTGACTAAACCGCGAGACTCCACCATGCCAAGAGCTGACCATCACTTCATCAAG GACCTGGTGTCAGTGGTCATGCTGTCCTTGCCTTGTGGGTGGATCTGCACTCTGGTGGGCCTTCCTCCCATGTTTGGATATATCATCTGTGGGGTCCTGCTGGGCCCCTCTGGGGTCAACAGTataaag TCGATAGTTCAGGTGGAGACTCTGGGGGAGCTGGGTGTGTTCTTCACACTCTTCGTGGTGGGACTGGAGTTCTCACCTGAACGCCTTCGAAAG GTGTGGAAAATCTCAGTCCAGGGGTCGTGTTACCTGAGTCTGCTGATGGTCGGGGCCGGTTTGCTGTGGGGGCGGGTTCTCCATATTCGACACACCCAGACAGTCTTCATCTCCACCTGCTTGTCTCTGTCCAGCACGCCACTAGTTTCCCGCTTCTTAGCAGGAGGAAGCAGGCTGGATAGGGAAG gTGACCTGGACTACAGCAGCGTTCTCCTGGGGATGTTGGTGATGCAGGACGTCCAGCTCGGCCTCTTCATTGCCGTCATGCCGACACTCATCCAGGCTCAGAGTGGAGACCTAGACAG CTTCCTGTTGGGAAGTCTCCGAGTGCTGAAACTCCTGGCCCAGGTCCTGGTGTCCCTGGCTGTGGTACTGCTGCTGTGTTTGGTGCTCAGGTCCTTCCTAATCGGTCCTTTTTACAAGAAGCTTCACACCGAGAGTAAAGGGAACAAGGAGATCCTTGTGCTAGGGATGGCAGCATTTGTCTTTTTCATGCTAACG ATCACAGAGTTGCTGGATGTTTCTATGGAGCTGGGCTGTTTCGTGGCTGGAGCTTTGCTGTCTTCGCAGGGTCACATGGTCACAACGGAAGTCATGGGGGTCATTGAGCCAATCAGAGATTTCCTTGCCATCATCTTCTTTGCTTCTATTG GTCTCCACGTCTTCCCTACATTTGTGCTCTATGAACTTACCATCCTGGTTGTGCTGACGCTCACACTTGTCATTATGAAG TTTCTCATGGCTGTCCTGGTGCTGTCTACCATCTTGCCTCCAAGCTCCAGACAGATACGTTGGGTCGTCTCGGCTGGTCTGGCTCAGGTCAGCGAGTTCTCCTTTGTCCTGAGCAGCCGAGCGCGTCGAGCCGGCATCATCTCCAGAGAG GTATACCTGCTGGTCCTCAGTGTCACCACTCTCAGTTTGCTGCTGGCTCCTCTGCTGTGGAGAGTCACAACTCACAGATGTGTTCCTCGAACAGATCGGAAAACAGTCACATGA
- the tmco3 gene encoding transmembrane and coiled-coil domain-containing protein 3 isoform X1, whose translation MIVPLCFLLSRGLESQRSVSTCSFAEETVFGTQKECVYRHFLQSGSELLISTSSHEVAVVQSNHCLTHGVKGALAALQKDQVARHAVKLHRFKAATHSRSWVANNCKLLVGLLHRKSVVVKKLGAAVTAVEQDVNLSEAEKQFQVHTLEVFQKELNESEHLVLQAVQSLQRALQGDYRDVVNIKESSRQRLEALREAAIKEEQEYVELVAAEKHQQEALKIALAQNKSLSMLDEILEDVRKAADRLEEEIEEHAFDNNKQMKGVNVEAVLRVEDDEEKGGKMKNKSRKVEVEDDLGLSMLIDSQNNQYVLTKPRDSTMPRADHHFIKDLVSVVMLSLPCGWICTLVGLPPMFGYIICGVLLGPSGVNSIKSIVQVETLGELGVFFTLFVVGLEFSPERLRKVWKISVQGSCYLSLLMVGAGLLWGRVLHIRHTQTVFISTCLSLSSTPLVSRFLAGGSRLDREGDLDYSSVLLGMLVMQDVQLGLFIAVMPTLIQAQSGDLDSFLLGSLRVLKLLAQVLVSLAVVLLLCLVLRSFLIGPFYKKLHTESKGNKEILVLGMAAFVFFMLTITELLDVSMELGCFVAGALLSSQGHMVTTEVMGVIEPIRDFLAIIFFASIGLHVFPTFVLYELTILVVLTLTLVIMKFLMAVLVLSTILPPSSRQIRWVVSAGLAQVSEFSFVLSSRARRAGIISREVYLLVLSVTTLSLLLAPLLWRVTTHRCVPRTDRKTVT comes from the exons GGGCACTCGCTGCTCTGCAGAAGGACCAGGTGGCCCGGCATGCTGTCAAACTCCACCGCTTTAAAGCAGCCACACACAGTCGCAGCTGGGTGGCCAACAACTGCAAGCTGCTGGTCGGCCTCCTGCATCGGAAGAGCGTGGTTGTCAAGAAGCTGGGAGCTGCTGTCACTGCTGTTGAACAGGATGTAAACCTTTCTGAGGCAGAGAAACAATTCCAG GTTCACACTCTGGAGGTTTTTCAGAAGGAGCTGAATGAGAGTGAACACCTGGTGTTGCAGGCTGTGCAAAGCCTGCAGAGGGCGCTGCAGGGAGACTACAGGGATGTGGTCAACATCAAGGAGAGCAGCAGGCAGAGGCTGGAAGCCCTCAGGGAGGCAGCTATAAAG GAAGAGCAGGAGTATGTGGAGCTGGTGGCTGCTGAGAAACATCAACAGGAAGCTCTTAAAATCGCGCTGGCTCAGAACAAGAGTCTGTCCATGCTGGACGAAATTCTGGAGGACGTCAGGAAGGCAGCAGACCGACTGGAGGAGGAGATAGAGGAGCACGCCTTTGACAATAACAAACAG ATGAAAGGAGTGAACGTAGAAGCCGTGCTGCGGGTGGAAGATGATGAGGAGAAAGGAGGGAAGATGAAGAACAAGTCCCGCAAGGTTGAGGTGGAGGATGATTTGGGCTTGAGCATGCTCATTGACTCACAGAACAACCAGTACGTTCTGACTAAACCGCGAGACTCCACCATGCCAAGAGCTGACCATCACTTCATCAAG GACCTGGTGTCAGTGGTCATGCTGTCCTTGCCTTGTGGGTGGATCTGCACTCTGGTGGGCCTTCCTCCCATGTTTGGATATATCATCTGTGGGGTCCTGCTGGGCCCCTCTGGGGTCAACAGTataaag TCGATAGTTCAGGTGGAGACTCTGGGGGAGCTGGGTGTGTTCTTCACACTCTTCGTGGTGGGACTGGAGTTCTCACCTGAACGCCTTCGAAAG GTGTGGAAAATCTCAGTCCAGGGGTCGTGTTACCTGAGTCTGCTGATGGTCGGGGCCGGTTTGCTGTGGGGGCGGGTTCTCCATATTCGACACACCCAGACAGTCTTCATCTCCACCTGCTTGTCTCTGTCCAGCACGCCACTAGTTTCCCGCTTCTTAGCAGGAGGAAGCAGGCTGGATAGGGAAG gTGACCTGGACTACAGCAGCGTTCTCCTGGGGATGTTGGTGATGCAGGACGTCCAGCTCGGCCTCTTCATTGCCGTCATGCCGACACTCATCCAGGCTCAGAGTGGAGACCTAGACAG CTTCCTGTTGGGAAGTCTCCGAGTGCTGAAACTCCTGGCCCAGGTCCTGGTGTCCCTGGCTGTGGTACTGCTGCTGTGTTTGGTGCTCAGGTCCTTCCTAATCGGTCCTTTTTACAAGAAGCTTCACACCGAGAGTAAAGGGAACAAGGAGATCCTTGTGCTAGGGATGGCAGCATTTGTCTTTTTCATGCTAACG ATCACAGAGTTGCTGGATGTTTCTATGGAGCTGGGCTGTTTCGTGGCTGGAGCTTTGCTGTCTTCGCAGGGTCACATGGTCACAACGGAAGTCATGGGGGTCATTGAGCCAATCAGAGATTTCCTTGCCATCATCTTCTTTGCTTCTATTG GTCTCCACGTCTTCCCTACATTTGTGCTCTATGAACTTACCATCCTGGTTGTGCTGACGCTCACACTTGTCATTATGAAG TTTCTCATGGCTGTCCTGGTGCTGTCTACCATCTTGCCTCCAAGCTCCAGACAGATACGTTGGGTCGTCTCGGCTGGTCTGGCTCAGGTCAGCGAGTTCTCCTTTGTCCTGAGCAGCCGAGCGCGTCGAGCCGGCATCATCTCCAGAGAG GTATACCTGCTGGTCCTCAGTGTCACCACTCTCAGTTTGCTGCTGGCTCCTCTGCTGTGGAGAGTCACAACTCACAGATGTGTTCCTCGAACAGATCGGAAAACAGTCACATGA
- the tmco3 gene encoding transmembrane and coiled-coil domain-containing protein 3 isoform X3, giving the protein MVSKVVCWLVWLGLAGALAALQKDQVARHAVKLHRFKAATHSRSWVANNCKLLVGLLHRKSVVVKKLGAAVTAVEQDVNLSEAEKQFQVHTLEVFQKELNESEHLVLQAVQSLQRALQGDYRDVVNIKESSRQRLEALREAAIKEEQEYVELVAAEKHQQEALKIALAQNKSLSMLDEILEDVRKAADRLEEEIEEHAFDNNKQMKGVNVEAVLRVEDDEEKGGKMKNKSRKVEVEDDLGLSMLIDSQNNQYVLTKPRDSTMPRADHHFIKDLVSVVMLSLPCGWICTLVGLPPMFGYIICGVLLGPSGVNSIKSIVQVETLGELGVFFTLFVVGLEFSPERLRKVWKISVQGSCYLSLLMVGAGLLWGRVLHIRHTQTVFISTCLSLSSTPLVSRFLAGGSRLDREGDLDYSSVLLGMLVMQDVQLGLFIAVMPTLIQAQSGDLDSFLLGSLRVLKLLAQVLVSLAVVLLLCLVLRSFLIGPFYKKLHTESKGNKEILVLGMAAFVFFMLTITELLDVSMELGCFVAGALLSSQGHMVTTEVMGVIEPIRDFLAIIFFASIGLHVFPTFVLYELTILVVLTLTLVIMKFLMAVLVLSTILPPSSRQIRWVVSAGLAQVSEFSFVLSSRARRAGIISREVYLLVLSVTTLSLLLAPLLWRVTTHRCVPRTDRKTVT; this is encoded by the exons GTTGTATGCTGGCTGGTGTGGCTTGGCCTTGCAGGGGCACTCGCTGCTCTGCAGAAGGACCAGGTGGCCCGGCATGCTGTCAAACTCCACCGCTTTAAAGCAGCCACACACAGTCGCAGCTGGGTGGCCAACAACTGCAAGCTGCTGGTCGGCCTCCTGCATCGGAAGAGCGTGGTTGTCAAGAAGCTGGGAGCTGCTGTCACTGCTGTTGAACAGGATGTAAACCTTTCTGAGGCAGAGAAACAATTCCAG GTTCACACTCTGGAGGTTTTTCAGAAGGAGCTGAATGAGAGTGAACACCTGGTGTTGCAGGCTGTGCAAAGCCTGCAGAGGGCGCTGCAGGGAGACTACAGGGATGTGGTCAACATCAAGGAGAGCAGCAGGCAGAGGCTGGAAGCCCTCAGGGAGGCAGCTATAAAG GAAGAGCAGGAGTATGTGGAGCTGGTGGCTGCTGAGAAACATCAACAGGAAGCTCTTAAAATCGCGCTGGCTCAGAACAAGAGTCTGTCCATGCTGGACGAAATTCTGGAGGACGTCAGGAAGGCAGCAGACCGACTGGAGGAGGAGATAGAGGAGCACGCCTTTGACAATAACAAACAG ATGAAAGGAGTGAACGTAGAAGCCGTGCTGCGGGTGGAAGATGATGAGGAGAAAGGAGGGAAGATGAAGAACAAGTCCCGCAAGGTTGAGGTGGAGGATGATTTGGGCTTGAGCATGCTCATTGACTCACAGAACAACCAGTACGTTCTGACTAAACCGCGAGACTCCACCATGCCAAGAGCTGACCATCACTTCATCAAG GACCTGGTGTCAGTGGTCATGCTGTCCTTGCCTTGTGGGTGGATCTGCACTCTGGTGGGCCTTCCTCCCATGTTTGGATATATCATCTGTGGGGTCCTGCTGGGCCCCTCTGGGGTCAACAGTataaag TCGATAGTTCAGGTGGAGACTCTGGGGGAGCTGGGTGTGTTCTTCACACTCTTCGTGGTGGGACTGGAGTTCTCACCTGAACGCCTTCGAAAG GTGTGGAAAATCTCAGTCCAGGGGTCGTGTTACCTGAGTCTGCTGATGGTCGGGGCCGGTTTGCTGTGGGGGCGGGTTCTCCATATTCGACACACCCAGACAGTCTTCATCTCCACCTGCTTGTCTCTGTCCAGCACGCCACTAGTTTCCCGCTTCTTAGCAGGAGGAAGCAGGCTGGATAGGGAAG gTGACCTGGACTACAGCAGCGTTCTCCTGGGGATGTTGGTGATGCAGGACGTCCAGCTCGGCCTCTTCATTGCCGTCATGCCGACACTCATCCAGGCTCAGAGTGGAGACCTAGACAG CTTCCTGTTGGGAAGTCTCCGAGTGCTGAAACTCCTGGCCCAGGTCCTGGTGTCCCTGGCTGTGGTACTGCTGCTGTGTTTGGTGCTCAGGTCCTTCCTAATCGGTCCTTTTTACAAGAAGCTTCACACCGAGAGTAAAGGGAACAAGGAGATCCTTGTGCTAGGGATGGCAGCATTTGTCTTTTTCATGCTAACG ATCACAGAGTTGCTGGATGTTTCTATGGAGCTGGGCTGTTTCGTGGCTGGAGCTTTGCTGTCTTCGCAGGGTCACATGGTCACAACGGAAGTCATGGGGGTCATTGAGCCAATCAGAGATTTCCTTGCCATCATCTTCTTTGCTTCTATTG GTCTCCACGTCTTCCCTACATTTGTGCTCTATGAACTTACCATCCTGGTTGTGCTGACGCTCACACTTGTCATTATGAAG TTTCTCATGGCTGTCCTGGTGCTGTCTACCATCTTGCCTCCAAGCTCCAGACAGATACGTTGGGTCGTCTCGGCTGGTCTGGCTCAGGTCAGCGAGTTCTCCTTTGTCCTGAGCAGCCGAGCGCGTCGAGCCGGCATCATCTCCAGAGAG GTATACCTGCTGGTCCTCAGTGTCACCACTCTCAGTTTGCTGCTGGCTCCTCTGCTGTGGAGAGTCACAACTCACAGATGTGTTCCTCGAACAGATCGGAAAACAGTCACATGA
- the tmco3 gene encoding transmembrane and coiled-coil domain-containing protein 3 isoform X4 yields the protein MQVVCWLVWLGLAGALAALQKDQVARHAVKLHRFKAATHSRSWVANNCKLLVGLLHRKSVVVKKLGAAVTAVEQDVNLSEAEKQFQVHTLEVFQKELNESEHLVLQAVQSLQRALQGDYRDVVNIKESSRQRLEALREAAIKEEQEYVELVAAEKHQQEALKIALAQNKSLSMLDEILEDVRKAADRLEEEIEEHAFDNNKQMKGVNVEAVLRVEDDEEKGGKMKNKSRKVEVEDDLGLSMLIDSQNNQYVLTKPRDSTMPRADHHFIKDLVSVVMLSLPCGWICTLVGLPPMFGYIICGVLLGPSGVNSIKSIVQVETLGELGVFFTLFVVGLEFSPERLRKVWKISVQGSCYLSLLMVGAGLLWGRVLHIRHTQTVFISTCLSLSSTPLVSRFLAGGSRLDREGDLDYSSVLLGMLVMQDVQLGLFIAVMPTLIQAQSGDLDSFLLGSLRVLKLLAQVLVSLAVVLLLCLVLRSFLIGPFYKKLHTESKGNKEILVLGMAAFVFFMLTITELLDVSMELGCFVAGALLSSQGHMVTTEVMGVIEPIRDFLAIIFFASIGLHVFPTFVLYELTILVVLTLTLVIMKFLMAVLVLSTILPPSSRQIRWVVSAGLAQVSEFSFVLSSRARRAGIISREVYLLVLSVTTLSLLLAPLLWRVTTHRCVPRTDRKTVT from the exons ATGCAGGTTGTATGCTGGCTGGTGTGGCTTGGCCTTGCAGGGGCACTCGCTGCTCTGCAGAAGGACCAGGTGGCCCGGCATGCTGTCAAACTCCACCGCTTTAAAGCAGCCACACACAGTCGCAGCTGGGTGGCCAACAACTGCAAGCTGCTGGTCGGCCTCCTGCATCGGAAGAGCGTGGTTGTCAAGAAGCTGGGAGCTGCTGTCACTGCTGTTGAACAGGATGTAAACCTTTCTGAGGCAGAGAAACAATTCCAG GTTCACACTCTGGAGGTTTTTCAGAAGGAGCTGAATGAGAGTGAACACCTGGTGTTGCAGGCTGTGCAAAGCCTGCAGAGGGCGCTGCAGGGAGACTACAGGGATGTGGTCAACATCAAGGAGAGCAGCAGGCAGAGGCTGGAAGCCCTCAGGGAGGCAGCTATAAAG GAAGAGCAGGAGTATGTGGAGCTGGTGGCTGCTGAGAAACATCAACAGGAAGCTCTTAAAATCGCGCTGGCTCAGAACAAGAGTCTGTCCATGCTGGACGAAATTCTGGAGGACGTCAGGAAGGCAGCAGACCGACTGGAGGAGGAGATAGAGGAGCACGCCTTTGACAATAACAAACAG ATGAAAGGAGTGAACGTAGAAGCCGTGCTGCGGGTGGAAGATGATGAGGAGAAAGGAGGGAAGATGAAGAACAAGTCCCGCAAGGTTGAGGTGGAGGATGATTTGGGCTTGAGCATGCTCATTGACTCACAGAACAACCAGTACGTTCTGACTAAACCGCGAGACTCCACCATGCCAAGAGCTGACCATCACTTCATCAAG GACCTGGTGTCAGTGGTCATGCTGTCCTTGCCTTGTGGGTGGATCTGCACTCTGGTGGGCCTTCCTCCCATGTTTGGATATATCATCTGTGGGGTCCTGCTGGGCCCCTCTGGGGTCAACAGTataaag TCGATAGTTCAGGTGGAGACTCTGGGGGAGCTGGGTGTGTTCTTCACACTCTTCGTGGTGGGACTGGAGTTCTCACCTGAACGCCTTCGAAAG GTGTGGAAAATCTCAGTCCAGGGGTCGTGTTACCTGAGTCTGCTGATGGTCGGGGCCGGTTTGCTGTGGGGGCGGGTTCTCCATATTCGACACACCCAGACAGTCTTCATCTCCACCTGCTTGTCTCTGTCCAGCACGCCACTAGTTTCCCGCTTCTTAGCAGGAGGAAGCAGGCTGGATAGGGAAG gTGACCTGGACTACAGCAGCGTTCTCCTGGGGATGTTGGTGATGCAGGACGTCCAGCTCGGCCTCTTCATTGCCGTCATGCCGACACTCATCCAGGCTCAGAGTGGAGACCTAGACAG CTTCCTGTTGGGAAGTCTCCGAGTGCTGAAACTCCTGGCCCAGGTCCTGGTGTCCCTGGCTGTGGTACTGCTGCTGTGTTTGGTGCTCAGGTCCTTCCTAATCGGTCCTTTTTACAAGAAGCTTCACACCGAGAGTAAAGGGAACAAGGAGATCCTTGTGCTAGGGATGGCAGCATTTGTCTTTTTCATGCTAACG ATCACAGAGTTGCTGGATGTTTCTATGGAGCTGGGCTGTTTCGTGGCTGGAGCTTTGCTGTCTTCGCAGGGTCACATGGTCACAACGGAAGTCATGGGGGTCATTGAGCCAATCAGAGATTTCCTTGCCATCATCTTCTTTGCTTCTATTG GTCTCCACGTCTTCCCTACATTTGTGCTCTATGAACTTACCATCCTGGTTGTGCTGACGCTCACACTTGTCATTATGAAG TTTCTCATGGCTGTCCTGGTGCTGTCTACCATCTTGCCTCCAAGCTCCAGACAGATACGTTGGGTCGTCTCGGCTGGTCTGGCTCAGGTCAGCGAGTTCTCCTTTGTCCTGAGCAGCCGAGCGCGTCGAGCCGGCATCATCTCCAGAGAG GTATACCTGCTGGTCCTCAGTGTCACCACTCTCAGTTTGCTGCTGGCTCCTCTGCTGTGGAGAGTCACAACTCACAGATGTGTTCCTCGAACAGATCGGAAAACAGTCACATGA